The following are from one region of the Candidatus Hydrogenedentota bacterium genome:
- a CDS encoding right-handed parallel beta-helix repeat-containing protein — MPRILCLLLVAFACTAAVHAAPLAFQVHPAGAEGALKTLEEARDAIRAAKAAGTLTEGAEVHIQGGDYVRQAPFTLSEEDSGTATAPIRYIADPKAPARLLAGRIIQGFVPVTDPAILGRIDEAVRPNVLQLDLKALGVTDFGSPASGGLELFFNGKRMMLSRWPNEGFTHIADLVVQDGHQIHGAPGSLVGQFKYEGDRPGRWIGEKDAWLHGYWFWDWAEQRHQIASIDTATTTITVKEPYHGYGYRKGQWFYAFNVLSELDSPGEWYLDRDTGLLYFWPPSDPAKAEVMVSVLPNLVAMDKVSHVTMQGLVLEGARDTVITVRDGESVRLNALTIRNSGGNAISAGGGKDHGIQACEIYGMGGAGISIDGGDRTTLTPAGHFAVNNHIHHYAEINRVYHAGIHVQGVGNRVANNYIHDAPHMAIGFGGNDHIIELNEIHDVCLESNDAGALYTGRNWTMRGHVIRYNHLYDITGYLGKGSVGVYLDDMFSSADIYGNLFRNVTHAAFIGGGRDCTVENNIFIDCKMGLHIDSRALGWAHQHADDWITEANEKGTIQGIAWNKPPYSERYPKLVNILENNPKAPVGNVVARNIFVGEGWKHVDEQAEPLVTYVDNLSDTDPMFVDAAKGDYRLKPESPAIALGFKEIPFDKIGLYLDELRTEK; from the coding sequence ATGCCCCGAATTCTTTGCCTGTTGCTCGTTGCCTTTGCCTGCACTGCTGCGGTTCACGCCGCGCCCCTGGCCTTTCAGGTGCATCCCGCGGGCGCTGAAGGCGCCTTGAAAACTTTGGAGGAGGCGCGCGACGCTATTCGCGCCGCGAAGGCCGCCGGCACCTTGACCGAGGGGGCGGAGGTTCACATCCAGGGCGGAGACTATGTGCGTCAGGCCCCCTTCACGCTCAGCGAAGAGGATTCCGGCACGGCAACCGCCCCCATTCGCTACATCGCCGATCCGAAGGCCCCTGCGCGGCTGCTGGCGGGCCGAATCATCCAGGGTTTTGTCCCCGTAACCGATCCCGCCATTCTGGGGCGCATCGACGAGGCCGTGCGCCCAAATGTGTTACAGCTTGACCTCAAGGCCCTCGGCGTGACGGACTTTGGCTCGCCCGCGAGCGGCGGTCTGGAGCTATTCTTCAATGGCAAGCGCATGATGCTCTCGCGCTGGCCCAACGAGGGCTTCACCCACATTGCCGATCTTGTCGTGCAGGACGGACACCAGATCCACGGCGCACCGGGCAGTCTGGTGGGCCAGTTCAAGTATGAGGGCGACCGGCCCGGCCGCTGGATCGGCGAGAAAGACGCCTGGCTCCACGGCTACTGGTTCTGGGATTGGGCCGAGCAGCGCCACCAGATTGCCTCGATCGACACCGCGACGACTACCATTACCGTGAAGGAGCCCTACCACGGATACGGCTACCGCAAGGGTCAGTGGTTCTACGCCTTCAACGTGCTCTCCGAGCTGGATTCCCCCGGTGAGTGGTATCTCGATCGCGACACCGGCCTGCTGTATTTCTGGCCGCCTTCCGATCCCGCCAAAGCCGAGGTCATGGTTTCCGTACTTCCGAACCTCGTCGCGATGGACAAGGTTTCCCACGTTACGATGCAGGGTCTGGTGCTGGAAGGCGCGCGGGACACGGTCATCACCGTCCGCGATGGCGAGAGCGTGCGGCTGAACGCGCTGACCATTCGCAACAGCGGCGGCAATGCCATCTCGGCGGGCGGCGGCAAGGACCACGGCATCCAGGCCTGCGAGATTTATGGCATGGGCGGCGCGGGCATCAGTATCGACGGCGGTGACCGGACGACCCTCACCCCGGCGGGCCACTTCGCGGTGAATAACCACATCCACCACTACGCCGAGATAAACCGCGTCTACCATGCGGGCATTCACGTCCAGGGCGTGGGCAATCGCGTGGCGAACAACTACATCCACGACGCGCCCCACATGGCCATCGGCTTCGGCGGCAACGATCACATCATCGAGCTGAACGAGATTCACGACGTGTGCCTGGAGTCCAACGACGCGGGCGCGCTCTACACCGGCCGCAACTGGACCATGCGCGGCCATGTCATCCGGTACAATCACCTCTATGACATAACAGGTTATCTGGGCAAGGGTTCGGTCGGCGTCTACCTCGACGACATGTTCTCTTCCGCCGACATTTATGGCAATCTTTTCCGCAACGTGACCCACGCGGCCTTCATCGGCGGCGGGCGCGACTGCACCGTGGAGAACAACATCTTCATCGACTGCAAAATGGGTCTGCACATCGACTCCCGCGCGCTGGGCTGGGCCCACCAGCACGCCGACGACTGGATCACGGAAGCCAACGAGAAAGGCACCATCCAGGGCATCGCCTGGAACAAGCCTCCGTACTCCGAGCGCTACCCGAAGCTGGTAAATATTCTGGAGAACAATCCCAAGGCGCCGGTCGGCAATGTGGTCGCACGAAATATATTCGTGGGCGAAGGCTGGAAACATGTAGACGAGCAGGCCGAGCCCCTCGTGACCTACGTGGACAATTTGTCCGATACCGACCCGATGTTTGTGGACGCGGCCAAAGGCGACTATCGCCTGAAGCCGGAGTCGCCCGCGATTGCCCTGGGTTTCAAAGAGATCCCCTTCGATAAAATCGGACTCTACCTGGATGAACTTCGGACGGAGAAATGA